The following are encoded in a window of Providencia rettgeri genomic DNA:
- the mscM gene encoding miniconductance mechanosensitive channel MscM, translated as MRLIISFVLSLLIAFSSVAAPTALQDEAQIKQELKQLESSTNPKDAEIAQALQGALNWMSETRDSDAKAKSYQEAIDNFPKIIKEIRQKLLNESDEPAPIPVGISLGELEQRIIQLSSQLLDQSRLTQQEQDKGREISESLSILPQQLSEARRLLTEASSRFQSLSAPATPLADAQYTLAQAEVSARKSTVNELEMAQLSANNRQEISRLTLELYKKRYQRMELELQNLRDFQNTQRQQKAILALEHTEMLAAQGELTPFLKEELDINRKMSQELTQQAQRMSAINASQTEISTSIRDARQALTTIREQAQWISSSSTLGEALRTQLSRLPEIPKSQQLDREMADLRVQRLNYEDALDRLGKINTAEQEAEHALNPAQIQVYQSLIKTRRELLTSLISGLDAEMLELTKLNVATGQLTDALKEVKDASNRYLFWVADVPPISINYPVSLVTDITQLLSLDTLSQVAGALKVMLTTQDTFLYLLGSIVLVIFSVSTRKHYQAFLDRSSLRIGKVTQDRFYLTIRTIFWSIIVALPLPMMWSAIGYGLQSAWQYPMAAAIGYGVSATTPLLWLFMISETFSRPTGLFIAHFGWDKDAVKRAMRYYRMAIFVIVPLVMAIITFEHYSDREFAASVGRLCFIFLCVALSLITNNLRRSQIPLYLDRHSSGDNVVNKGLWWMILLAPIVAAFFSILGYFSTSQALLARLETSVAIWFVILIVYHTIRRWMSMQRRKLAFERAKQRRAEILAQRAKGEDDNSHASGSNEGNIDIEEQVIDLDTISTQSVGLVRSILTMIALVSLIWLWSELHTAFSFLENIRLWDVTSTVNGVDTVQPITMGSIFIAILTIIITAQLVRNLPALLELAVLQHLDLTPGTGYAISTLTKYTITIIGTIVGFSMLGIEWSKLQWLVAAMGVGLGFGLQEIFANIISGLMILFEKPIRIGDTVTIRNLTGSITKINTRATTLTDWDRKEIIVPNKAFITEQFINWSLSDTITRIVMTIPAPSDANSELVTNTILRAAKRSTMILDNPAPEVYLVDLQQGIQIFELRVYAAEMGHRLPARHEIHQNILASFAEQGITLPFPPFQARVDVRDNSLQSATNNLSSARNPPRKSGEL; from the coding sequence GTGCGTTTGATTATCAGTTTTGTACTTAGCTTGTTAATCGCTTTTTCTTCCGTTGCGGCGCCCACAGCATTGCAGGATGAAGCACAGATTAAGCAGGAGCTCAAACAACTTGAATCAAGTACTAACCCAAAAGATGCGGAAATAGCTCAAGCGTTACAAGGGGCGCTCAATTGGATGAGCGAAACCCGTGACTCCGATGCTAAAGCCAAGTCTTACCAAGAAGCTATTGATAATTTTCCCAAAATTATCAAAGAAATACGCCAAAAATTACTTAATGAAAGTGATGAGCCAGCCCCGATCCCCGTAGGGATTAGTTTAGGTGAGCTTGAGCAACGTATTATCCAACTTAGTAGTCAATTACTGGATCAAAGCCGTTTAACACAGCAAGAGCAAGATAAAGGTCGTGAAATCAGTGAGTCATTGAGTATTTTGCCCCAGCAATTGTCTGAAGCAAGACGTTTACTCACGGAAGCAAGCTCTCGCTTCCAGTCACTCAGCGCACCGGCTACGCCTTTAGCTGATGCCCAGTATACCTTAGCTCAAGCCGAAGTAAGTGCTCGCAAATCCACGGTCAATGAACTGGAAATGGCGCAGCTTTCCGCCAATAATCGCCAAGAAATTTCACGTCTGACGCTGGAGCTGTATAAAAAACGTTACCAACGCATGGAGCTTGAGCTGCAAAACCTGCGTGATTTCCAAAATACTCAGCGCCAGCAAAAAGCGATTTTGGCGCTTGAACACACCGAAATGTTGGCAGCCCAAGGGGAGTTGACGCCTTTTTTAAAAGAAGAATTAGATATTAACCGCAAAATGTCTCAGGAGTTGACTCAGCAAGCTCAACGTATGAGTGCGATTAATGCCAGCCAAACCGAGATTTCCACCAGCATTCGTGATGCACGCCAAGCGCTGACGACAATCCGTGAACAAGCGCAGTGGATCAGTAGCTCAAGCACTCTTGGGGAAGCGCTAAGAACACAATTATCACGCTTACCTGAGATCCCTAAAAGCCAGCAACTTGACCGCGAAATGGCGGATCTGCGTGTACAACGCTTAAACTATGAAGACGCTCTTGATAGATTAGGCAAAATTAATACGGCGGAGCAAGAGGCGGAACACGCACTCAACCCTGCTCAAATCCAAGTGTATCAGTCACTGATCAAAACGCGTCGGGAACTCCTGACTTCACTGATTTCTGGTCTTGATGCCGAAATGTTGGAGCTAACAAAGCTCAATGTCGCAACAGGGCAATTAACTGATGCCCTCAAAGAAGTGAAAGATGCCTCAAACCGCTATCTGTTCTGGGTGGCTGATGTGCCCCCTATTAGTATTAATTACCCTGTTTCACTGGTTACTGATATTACACAGTTGCTCTCACTGGATACGCTCTCCCAAGTCGCAGGCGCATTGAAAGTGATGCTCACCACCCAAGACACCTTTTTGTATCTCTTGGGTTCCATCGTCTTAGTGATCTTCAGTGTGAGTACTCGTAAGCACTACCAAGCCTTCCTTGATCGCTCCAGCTTGCGTATTGGTAAAGTCACGCAAGACCGTTTCTATTTGACCATTCGGACAATTTTCTGGTCAATTATCGTCGCCCTACCATTACCGATGATGTGGTCAGCAATTGGCTATGGGTTGCAAAGTGCATGGCAATATCCTATGGCGGCGGCAATTGGCTATGGCGTCAGCGCTACCACACCACTGCTGTGGCTATTTATGATCAGTGAAACGTTCTCTCGCCCAACAGGCTTATTTATTGCCCATTTTGGCTGGGATAAAGACGCTGTAAAACGGGCGATGCGTTATTACCGTATGGCGATATTTGTTATCGTCCCATTGGTGATGGCAATTATTACCTTCGAACACTACAGTGACCGTGAGTTTGCTGCTAGCGTAGGGCGTTTATGCTTTATTTTCCTCTGTGTGGCTTTAAGCTTAATCACCAACAATTTGCGCCGTTCTCAAATCCCTCTCTATCTGGATAGACACAGTTCGGGGGATAATGTTGTCAATAAAGGCCTATGGTGGATGATATTGCTTGCCCCAATTGTCGCCGCGTTTTTCTCAATTTTGGGCTATTTTTCTACCTCCCAAGCGCTGCTAGCTCGTTTAGAAACATCCGTCGCGATTTGGTTTGTGATTTTAATTGTCTATCACACCATTCGCCGTTGGATGTCAATGCAACGGCGTAAACTGGCATTTGAACGAGCAAAACAGCGCCGGGCTGAAATACTCGCACAACGTGCAAAAGGTGAAGACGATAACTCGCACGCGAGTGGCAGTAATGAAGGAAATATTGATATTGAAGAACAGGTTATCGACCTCGACACCATCAGTACCCAGTCTGTTGGCTTAGTTCGCTCGATTTTGACCATGATAGCCTTGGTTTCCCTAATTTGGCTATGGTCTGAATTACATACTGCGTTTTCTTTCTTGGAAAACATTCGGTTATGGGACGTGACGTCTACTGTCAATGGCGTAGATACCGTACAGCCTATTACGATGGGCTCCATTTTTATCGCTATCCTAACCATTATTATCACTGCACAGTTGGTTCGAAACCTGCCTGCACTCCTTGAATTAGCCGTATTGCAGCATTTGGATTTAACACCTGGCACAGGTTACGCCATCAGTACACTGACGAAATACACCATTACAATCATTGGTACCATTGTTGGCTTCTCCATGCTGGGTATTGAGTGGTCGAAACTGCAATGGTTAGTCGCTGCAATGGGGGTCGGGCTTGGCTTCGGTTTACAAGAGATCTTCGCCAATATTATTTCTGGTTTGATGATCTTGTTTGAAAAACCCATCCGTATCGGCGATACGGTGACGATCCGCAATTTAACGGGGAGCATCACCAAGATCAACACCCGAGCCACGACCTTAACAGACTGGGACAGAAAAGAAATTATTGTGCCAAATAAGGCTTTTATTACTGAACAGTTTATTAACTGGTCACTTTCTGACACCATCACTCGTATCGTAATGACGATCCCTGCGCCATCTGATGCGAACAGTGAGCTTGTCACCAATACCATTTTACGTGCGGCAAAACGCTCTACGATGATCTTAGACAACCCGGCACCTGAAGTTTATCTGGTTGATTTGCAACAAGGTATCCAAATATTTGAATTGCGGGTGTATGCCGCAGAAATGGGTCATCGCTTGCCGGCCCGCCATGAAATACACCAAAATATTTTAGCGTCCTTTGCAGAACAAGGCATTACTCTGCCATTCCCACCATTCCAAGCAAGGGTGGATGTACGCGATAACTCACTGCAAAGTGCAACCAACAACCTTTCTTCTGCACGTAACCCTCCACGTAAGTCTGGCGAGCTGTAG
- the yigL gene encoding sugar/pyridoxal phosphate phosphatase YigL, whose translation MKYPLVASDLDGTLLSPNHDLTSYTKDTLKQLVATQDVRFVFATGRHHVDVAQIRDGLGIDAYMITSNGARIHNTQGDLIFEHNVDAEIAHELCLMEFDNPELITNYYHGDDWFINRESPEQKEFFKESVFNYQLFDRHDFPTSEVCKVYFTSEDHDLLVDLQQRIQNRWQDRVNVTFSLRSCLEVMAGSVSKGEALKQVAALHGFMANDSIAFGDGMNDKEMLTVAGKGCIMQNAHQLLKDALPQMEVIGSNADDAVARYLRHRYLNQ comes from the coding sequence ATGAAATATCCGTTAGTGGCTTCCGATTTGGATGGGACACTGTTATCGCCCAACCATGATTTAACGTCTTATACTAAAGACACATTGAAACAGCTCGTTGCAACACAGGATGTCCGTTTTGTGTTTGCTACGGGTCGCCATCATGTGGATGTTGCACAAATCCGTGATGGGTTAGGCATTGACGCCTATATGATCACCTCTAATGGGGCTAGGATCCATAACACGCAAGGGGATTTAATTTTTGAGCATAATGTGGATGCTGAGATTGCCCATGAACTTTGCTTGATGGAGTTTGATAATCCGGAGCTGATTACCAACTATTATCATGGCGATGACTGGTTTATTAACCGTGAAAGCCCAGAGCAAAAAGAGTTCTTCAAAGAGTCGGTGTTTAATTATCAATTATTCGATCGCCATGATTTTCCTACATCTGAAGTTTGCAAAGTCTATTTCACTAGCGAAGATCACGACCTGCTGGTGGATTTACAGCAACGTATTCAAAACCGTTGGCAAGATCGCGTTAATGTCACTTTTTCCTTACGTAGCTGTTTGGAAGTGATGGCGGGATCTGTTTCTAAGGGAGAAGCCCTTAAACAAGTTGCCGCGCTACATGGTTTTATGGCTAATGACAGTATTGCTTTTGGCGATGGTATGAATGACAAAGAGATGCTGACCGTGGCTGGAAAAGGTTGCATTATGCAAAATGCTCACCAGTTGCTCAAAGATGCTTTACCTCAAATGGAGGTCATTGGTTCAAATGCAGATGACGCTGTTGCTCGTTATTTAAGGCATCGATACCTCAATCAGTAA
- a CDS encoding tetratricopeptide repeat protein codes for MKKIALALLLGSVCFSSILTAKPVVTPTTASSTQQPTLEQITQLAQKGDPNAQFQLGERYFKGQGVSQDSKIAAEWFIKAGNQGNSDAQFRLGTMFVNGFGVRRDYDKAMLWYEKAADNGDTRAETNMAMMYAQGLGVPQNVEKAAFWYRKAAQGGNVIAQFHIGQMYSIGSGVDLDDEKAVFWFRKAAKQQDAKSQDRLGVMYSEGRGVKKNLPQAYAWLSTAVYSGNAESHRLQEKIAAQLSSTELAQAQKLAEGYIKSYGYKAN; via the coding sequence ATGAAAAAAATTGCGTTAGCACTGTTGTTAGGTTCTGTTTGTTTTAGTTCTATTTTAACCGCTAAACCGGTTGTTACGCCGACCACCGCATCATCAACACAGCAGCCTACCCTTGAACAAATAACACAGTTAGCGCAAAAAGGTGACCCAAATGCTCAATTTCAACTGGGTGAGCGCTATTTTAAAGGCCAAGGTGTATCCCAAGATTCAAAAATTGCGGCGGAATGGTTTATTAAGGCAGGTAATCAAGGTAACTCTGATGCTCAGTTTCGTTTAGGAACCATGTTTGTCAATGGGTTTGGGGTTCGCCGCGACTATGACAAGGCTATGCTGTGGTATGAAAAAGCAGCCGACAATGGCGATACCCGCGCTGAAACCAATATGGCAATGATGTACGCGCAGGGGCTTGGTGTTCCTCAGAATGTAGAAAAAGCCGCTTTTTGGTATAGAAAAGCGGCGCAAGGCGGCAACGTGATTGCGCAATTTCATATTGGTCAAATGTATTCAATCGGCAGTGGTGTTGATTTGGATGATGAAAAGGCCGTTTTTTGGTTCCGTAAAGCGGCTAAACAACAAGATGCTAAATCCCAAGATCGCCTTGGTGTAATGTATTCTGAAGGGCGGGGTGTGAAGAAAAACTTACCACAAGCCTATGCATGGCTATCAACGGCTGTGTACAGTGGTAATGCTGAAAGCCATCGCCTACAAGAGAAAATTGCAGCTCAATTAAGTTCAACGGAACTGGCGCAAGCACAAAAGCTGGCGGAAGGTTATATTAAGTCTTATGGGTATAAGGCGAATTAA
- the pldB gene encoding lysophospholipase L2: MTPESLKKRWLTRETQFSAFANGPLLDFWQCREELRFQGVDEIPIHYVRFIHPKHHKAIVISPGRSESYVKYPEVAYDFYHLGYDVFILDHRGQGRSGRMLADPQKGHVEKFTDYIDDFEKFIELEVKYRHYPKCYALAHSMGSAILAGYLLRDSVTFDAAALCAPMIGINLPMPRWLASFIVDRAESRQSVRNDYAASTGKWQPLPYLINVLTHSSERYRRYLRYYADYPELRLGGPTYHWLRESFAIGDELIAKAGEIDVPLMVLEASEEKVVSNKELQAFCQSRQKAQIGREEKLPLIIEGAHHEILFEVDALRAMALNAICDFFDQY, encoded by the coding sequence ATGACGCCTGAAAGCCTAAAAAAGCGCTGGTTAACACGAGAAACACAATTTTCAGCTTTTGCCAATGGCCCGCTTTTAGACTTTTGGCAGTGCCGAGAAGAACTCCGCTTTCAAGGGGTTGATGAGATCCCAATCCACTATGTTCGCTTTATTCATCCAAAGCATCATAAAGCCATTGTCATTTCACCAGGTCGTAGTGAAAGCTACGTTAAATATCCTGAAGTGGCGTATGATTTTTATCATTTAGGCTATGATGTTTTTATTCTTGATCACCGTGGGCAAGGGCGATCGGGGCGTATGTTAGCGGATCCTCAAAAAGGTCATGTCGAAAAATTTACTGATTATATTGATGATTTTGAAAAGTTTATTGAATTAGAAGTGAAGTATCGCCACTATCCGAAGTGTTATGCATTAGCCCACTCAATGGGGAGTGCGATTTTAGCGGGTTATCTGTTACGGGATAGTGTGACGTTTGATGCAGCAGCGCTGTGCGCGCCAATGATTGGTATTAATTTGCCAATGCCACGTTGGTTGGCCAGTTTTATCGTCGATAGAGCAGAATCACGCCAAAGTGTGCGTAATGATTACGCCGCATCAACGGGTAAATGGCAACCCTTACCATATCTAATTAATGTATTAACCCATAGTTCAGAGCGTTATCGACGCTACTTACGTTACTATGCGGACTATCCAGAATTGCGACTTGGTGGTCCAACATACCACTGGTTACGCGAAAGTTTTGCGATTGGTGATGAGCTAATCGCGAAAGCGGGAGAAATTGATGTACCACTGATGGTGTTAGAAGCAAGTGAAGAAAAAGTGGTCAGCAATAAAGAGCTACAAGCTTTTTGTCAAAGTCGGCAAAAAGCGCAAATAGGACGAGAAGAAAAATTACCCCTCATTATTGAAGGGGCTCACCATGAAATCCTATTTGAAGTGGATGCGTTAAGAGCGATGGCGCTCAATGCTATCTGTGATTTTTTTGACCAGTATTAG